The following coding sequences are from one Prochlorococcus sp. MIT 1314 window:
- the rplX gene encoding 50S ribosomal protein L24, which translates to MLDSLKQKKNFQRIKMRIKTGDLVKVINGKEKGKTGEVIKTIPLENRLVVKGINLRTKHVKPTQEGETGRILTEEASLHASNVMFFSKEKNLTSKIEYFIDKEGVKKRRLKKTGEVID; encoded by the coding sequence ATGTTGGATTCACTAAAACAAAAGAAGAATTTCCAAAGAATAAAAATGAGAATCAAAACTGGAGATCTAGTAAAAGTAATTAACGGAAAAGAGAAAGGCAAAACTGGAGAGGTTATAAAAACCATCCCTCTTGAAAATAGATTAGTAGTCAAGGGAATAAACCTTAGGACTAAACATGTAAAACCAACCCAGGAAGGAGAAACTGGAAGAATACTTACAGAAGAAGCATCCTTACATGCATCAAATGTAATGTTCTTTTCAAAGGAAAAAAATCTTACAAGTAAGATAGAATATTTTATTGATAAAGAGGGAGTTAAGAAAAGAAGATTGAAGAAAACTGGTGAAGTAATTGATTAA
- the rpmJ gene encoding 50S ribosomal protein L36, with the protein MKVRSSVKKISPDDQIVRRRGKIYVINKKRPRNKQRQG; encoded by the coding sequence ATGAAGGTCAGATCTTCAGTCAAAAAAATTAGTCCTGACGATCAGATCGTGAGGAGAAGAGGTAAAATCTATGTTATTAACAAGAAAAGACCTCGTAATAAACAGCGTCAGGGTTAA
- the rpsQ gene encoding 30S ribosomal protein S17 — MALKERIGTVVSDKMDKTVVVAVINRYPHPTYKKIVSKTTRYKAHDPENTCVLGDRVKIRETRPLSAHKRWAIEEILNKTSQTNEVKK; from the coding sequence ATGGCACTTAAAGAAAGAATTGGTACTGTGGTCAGCGACAAAATGGATAAAACAGTTGTTGTTGCTGTTATTAACAGATATCCACATCCTACTTATAAAAAAATTGTAAGTAAAACTACAAGATATAAGGCTCATGATCCTGAAAATACATGTGTTTTAGGTGATCGAGTTAAAATTAGAGAAACTAGACCGCTTAGTGCTCATAAGAGATGGGCAATAGAAGAGATTCTTAATAAAACAAGTCAAACTAATGAGGTTAAAAAATGA
- the rplN gene encoding 50S ribosomal protein L14, with product MIQQETYLTVADNSGAKRLQCIRVLGSNRRYAHVGDVIVATVKDALPNMGVKKSEVVKAVIVRTKATLRRNTGNSIRFDDNAAVLINEDKNPKGTRVFGPVARELRDKNYTKIVSLAPEVI from the coding sequence ATGATTCAACAAGAAACTTATTTAACAGTAGCTGATAATAGCGGCGCAAAAAGACTTCAGTGTATTAGGGTTTTAGGCTCTAATAGGAGATACGCACATGTTGGTGATGTAATTGTAGCAACTGTAAAAGATGCTCTTCCTAATATGGGAGTTAAGAAATCTGAGGTTGTAAAAGCCGTAATCGTGAGAACAAAAGCAACATTAAGAAGAAATACTGGTAATTCAATCAGATTTGATGATAATGCTGCCGTTTTGATTAATGAGGATAAGAATCCAAAAGGTACTAGAGTTTTTGGACCTGTAGCTAGAGAACTGCGGGACAAAAATTATACTAAAATTGTTTCTCTTGCTCCGGAGGTGATTTAA
- the rplM gene encoding 50S ribosomal protein L13, which produces MNKTITPSIETIERNWFLVDAKDKTLGRLATEIATVLRGKNKPTFTPHLDTGDFVIVVNAEKVEVTGKKASQKLYRRHSGRPGGMKTEKFESLQERIPERIIEQAVKGMLPHNSLGRQQFKKLKVYKGADHPHAAQNPVLLNS; this is translated from the coding sequence ATGAATAAGACAATTACTCCGTCAATAGAGACCATTGAAAGAAATTGGTTTTTAGTAGACGCAAAAGATAAGACACTTGGGAGACTTGCTACAGAAATAGCAACTGTATTAAGGGGTAAAAATAAACCAACATTTACACCTCATTTAGATACTGGAGATTTTGTAATTGTTGTAAATGCCGAAAAAGTTGAGGTCACAGGTAAAAAAGCATCACAAAAGTTGTATAGAAGACATTCTGGCAGGCCAGGAGGAATGAAAACTGAAAAATTTGAGTCTCTTCAAGAGAGAATTCCTGAAAGAATCATCGAGCAAGCTGTTAAGGGTATGCTGCCACATAACTCTTTAGGAAGACAGCAATTTAAAAAACTAAAAGTTTATAAAGGTGCTGATCATCCTCATGCTGCACAGAATCCTGTATTATTGAATAGTTAA
- the truA gene encoding tRNA pseudouridine(38-40) synthase TruA: MKRVALLVQYDGSSYSGWQRQKNATTVQEILEKALFKITHYPVKTFAAGRTDAGVHASGQVVHFDIDFVIPGNSYSDVLNILLPSTIRILESVEVQDSWHACYSAIYRHYRYVINNSKFPNLFINNWSWHRYQKVLDEVLMSNASKRMEGEHDFFAFQKTGSNRKNSITKINKIDIKRVEDLILVDIKATGFLYGMVRLIVGQLVLVGEQKISPEIFTDRWVNKKKNDVKESAPAKGLCFVNAVYEENVFQKINNNDFFPVFLIKGFS; encoded by the coding sequence TTGAAAAGGGTAGCTTTATTAGTCCAATACGATGGATCTAGTTATTCAGGTTGGCAAAGACAAAAAAATGCAACTACAGTTCAGGAAATCCTTGAGAAAGCTCTTTTTAAGATTACACATTATCCCGTAAAGACTTTTGCCGCAGGTAGAACTGATGCTGGTGTTCACGCATCGGGTCAAGTAGTACACTTCGACATCGATTTTGTTATTCCTGGTAATAGTTATTCAGATGTTTTAAACATTCTTTTACCCTCAACAATTAGAATCTTAGAATCAGTTGAGGTTCAAGATAGTTGGCATGCATGCTATTCAGCAATTTATAGACATTATCGATATGTGATTAATAACAGTAAATTCCCTAACTTGTTCATAAATAATTGGTCATGGCATAGATACCAAAAAGTATTAGATGAAGTTTTAATGTCAAATGCATCAAAGAGAATGGAAGGAGAGCATGATTTTTTTGCTTTTCAGAAAACTGGAAGCAATAGGAAAAACTCTATTACAAAAATAAATAAAATAGATATTAAAAGAGTAGAGGATTTGATTTTAGTTGATATTAAAGCCACTGGTTTTCTTTATGGAATGGTCCGTTTAATTGTTGGTCAACTAGTGTTAGTTGGAGAGCAAAAAATATCGCCAGAAATTTTTACGGATAGATGGGTAAATAAAAAGAAAAATGATGTTAAAGAATCTGCTCCAGCTAAGGGGTTATGTTTTGTAAATGCTGTTTATGAAGAAAATGTTTTTCAAAAAATTAATAACAATGATTTTTTTCCAGTATTTTTAATTAAGGGTTTTTCTTAA
- the rplF gene encoding 50S ribosomal protein L6 yields MSRIGKTPVIIPEKVSIDFDGLTVTVKGPKGELKRLMPEGVSFDKKDNTVVVSPTTTKIHSRQRHGLCRALIANMVEGVTKGFSKKLEIVGVGSRAQVKGKNLIVSAGYSHPVEMTPPDGITYKVESNTNVTVSGIDKEIVGNEAAKIRSIRPPEPYKGKGIKYHDEIILRKAGKSGKK; encoded by the coding sequence ATGTCAAGAATTGGAAAAACACCAGTAATTATTCCAGAGAAAGTTTCAATTGATTTTGATGGATTAACTGTTACAGTTAAAGGCCCCAAGGGTGAATTAAAACGTTTAATGCCTGAAGGAGTTAGTTTTGATAAAAAAGATAATACTGTTGTGGTAAGTCCTACTACAACCAAAATACATTCAAGGCAAAGACATGGTTTATGTAGAGCCTTAATTGCAAATATGGTTGAAGGGGTTACTAAAGGTTTTTCAAAAAAACTTGAAATTGTAGGAGTTGGATCCAGAGCACAAGTAAAAGGTAAAAATCTAATCGTAAGTGCAGGATATAGTCATCCTGTAGAAATGACCCCCCCTGATGGTATAACATACAAAGTTGAGAGTAATACAAACGTTACCGTATCTGGAATTGATAAGGAAATTGTTGGTAATGAAGCAGCAAAAATCAGATCAATTAGACCTCCAGAACCCTATAAAGGAAAAGGAATTAAATACCATGATGAGATAATTCTCAGAAAAGCTGGTAAATCTGGCAAAAAATAA
- the rpsK gene encoding 30S ribosomal protein S11 gives MAATVKKTGSKKSKRNVPNGVVHIQSTFNNTIVSITDTSGHVISWSSAGASGFKGARKGTPFAAQTAAESAARRALDQGMRQIEVLVRGPGSGRETAIRALQVAGLEITLIRDVTPLPHNGCRRPKRRRV, from the coding sequence ATGGCAGCTACAGTAAAAAAAACAGGTTCAAAGAAATCCAAACGTAATGTGCCAAATGGAGTGGTACATATTCAAAGCACATTTAACAATACTATTGTTTCAATAACTGACACTTCTGGGCATGTAATTTCTTGGTCTTCTGCAGGGGCCAGTGGATTTAAAGGTGCTCGTAAAGGTACTCCATTTGCTGCGCAAACAGCAGCTGAATCTGCAGCAAGAAGAGCACTCGATCAAGGTATGAGGCAAATAGAAGTATTAGTTAGAGGACCTGGCTCAGGTAGGGAAACGGCCATAAGAGCTTTACAAGTGGCCGGTTTAGAAATAACTCTAATAAGAGATGTAACTCCATTACCTCATAATGGATGTAGAAGACCTAAACGGAGACGCGTTTAG
- the rpsH gene encoding 30S ribosomal protein S8, whose product MSNHDPISDMLTRIRNASQKKHTTTKIPSSKMSLSIAKVLQKEGFISEINEEGEGCKAQIILGLKYSGKNQFPTIRSMQRVSKPGLRIYKNNRGLPKVLGGLGVAIISTSKGVMSDRDARKQGVGGEVLCYVY is encoded by the coding sequence ATGTCAAATCACGATCCTATTTCAGATATGCTTACTCGAATTAGAAATGCGAGTCAAAAGAAGCATACAACAACAAAAATCCCAAGTTCAAAAATGTCCTTAAGTATTGCAAAAGTGCTTCAAAAAGAGGGGTTCATTTCTGAGATTAATGAGGAAGGTGAAGGTTGTAAAGCACAAATAATTCTCGGTCTCAAATATAGTGGTAAAAATCAATTCCCAACTATTCGATCCATGCAAAGAGTTAGTAAACCTGGTTTGAGAATTTATAAGAATAATAGAGGCTTGCCAAAAGTTCTTGGAGGTCTCGGAGTTGCTATTATCTCAACTTCTAAAGGCGTTATGAGTGATCGTGATGCTAGAAAGCAAGGCGTAGGCGGCGAAGTCCTTTGCTATGTTTATTAA
- the rplR gene encoding 50S ribosomal protein L18, which yields MTKLSRKLQTQKRHRRLRRFLIGDATRPRLSVFRSNNHIYAQVIDDSAQKTICSASTVDKELKEKSEKLPSDCNSSSIVGKLLAKRAIKKGIKQVIFDRGGNLYHGRVKALADAAREAGLKF from the coding sequence ATGACCAAACTTTCCAGGAAATTACAAACCCAAAAAAGACATAGAAGATTAAGAAGATTCTTAATTGGAGATGCAACACGACCAAGATTGTCGGTTTTTCGCTCTAATAACCATATTTATGCTCAGGTTATAGACGATAGTGCTCAAAAAACTATCTGCTCCGCTTCAACTGTTGATAAAGAACTCAAAGAAAAATCAGAGAAATTACCATCTGATTGTAATTCTTCCTCTATTGTTGGAAAATTATTAGCAAAGAGAGCAATAAAAAAAGGTATCAAGCAAGTAATTTTTGACCGTGGCGGAAATTTATATCACGGTAGAGTTAAGGCACTTGCAGATGCTGCTCGAGAAGCTGGCCTAAAATTCTAA
- a CDS encoding adenylate kinase, producing the protein MKKHLLFLGAPGAGKGTQAELLSQTYSYLHLSTGELLRKEIEMNSILGRQVKDIINCGELVSDELVLKIVRQNLDKDNQGWILDGYPRNLSQANSLNEVLSEINQPLEVVFYLDIPEEVLIKRLMLRGRKDDTEETIRTRVNIYKKTTEPLIQYFQDLSLLEYIDADRDLKTISSDIKQKMA; encoded by the coding sequence ATGAAAAAACACTTATTATTTTTAGGCGCCCCCGGAGCGGGGAAAGGCACTCAGGCTGAATTGCTATCTCAGACCTATTCTTATTTGCACCTTTCTACTGGCGAATTATTAAGAAAAGAAATTGAAATGAATAGTATCCTTGGTAGACAAGTAAAGGATATTATTAATTGTGGGGAACTAGTTAGTGACGAACTTGTATTGAAAATAGTAAGGCAAAATTTGGATAAGGATAATCAAGGTTGGATTCTAGATGGCTACCCAAGAAATTTATCTCAGGCAAACTCATTGAATGAGGTCTTAAGCGAAATAAATCAACCTTTAGAAGTGGTTTTTTATTTAGATATTCCAGAAGAAGTTCTTATTAAGCGTTTGATGTTAAGAGGGAGAAAAGATGATACTGAAGAGACTATAAGAACACGAGTTAATATTTATAAAAAAACTACAGAACCATTGATTCAATATTTTCAAGATCTTTCACTGTTGGAATATATTGATGCTGATAGAGATTTAAAAACTATTTCCTCTGATATCAAACAAAAAATGGCTTGA
- the rpsE gene encoding 30S ribosomal protein S5: MTDTPIQQETQSKIDNVPSTNPGEQKKNNRNNDKKRNRRGDSKNHDRDSDWQERVVQIRRVSKTVKGGKKMSFRAIVVVGNEKGQVGVGVGKAGDVIGAVRKGVSDGKKNLVRVPLTPNNSIPTLSIGRDGAANVLIRPAAPGTGVIAGGSIRTVLELAGIKNVLAKRLGSKTPLNNARAAMVALSQLRTHKSASRERGISLEQLYS, translated from the coding sequence ATGACTGATACTCCAATTCAACAAGAAACTCAATCCAAGATTGATAATGTTCCTAGTACTAATCCTGGTGAACAAAAAAAGAATAATCGTAACAACGATAAAAAAAGAAATAGAAGAGGTGATTCAAAAAATCATGATAGAGATTCTGATTGGCAAGAAAGGGTTGTTCAAATAAGACGCGTATCTAAAACCGTTAAGGGTGGAAAAAAAATGAGTTTTAGAGCAATAGTTGTTGTTGGTAATGAGAAAGGTCAAGTTGGAGTTGGAGTTGGTAAAGCTGGAGATGTGATTGGTGCGGTTAGAAAGGGAGTTTCAGATGGTAAAAAGAATCTTGTTAGGGTTCCATTAACTCCAAATAATTCAATACCCACTTTATCTATAGGTAGAGATGGAGCTGCTAATGTTCTTATTAGACCAGCTGCTCCAGGTACAGGTGTAATTGCTGGAGGTTCAATTAGAACAGTTTTAGAATTAGCGGGCATAAAAAATGTCTTAGCAAAAAGATTGGGTAGTAAAACACCTTTGAATAATGCGAGAGCTGCTATGGTAGCTCTTTCTCAATTAAGAACACACAAATCTGCTTCAAGGGAGAGAGGGATCTCACTTGAACAGCTATATTCTTGA
- the rpsM gene encoding 30S ribosomal protein S13, with product MARIAGIDIPREKRVEIALTYVYGIGLTRSKLILANTGVNPDIRVKDLSDSDVQKLRGATEEFTLEGDLRRKEGMALKRLQDIGCVRGRRHRMSLPVRGQRTRTNARTRRGSRKTVAGRKK from the coding sequence GTGGCCAGGATTGCAGGAATTGACATACCTCGCGAAAAGCGAGTTGAAATTGCACTTACATACGTCTATGGAATTGGTTTAACAAGATCAAAGCTAATTCTTGCTAACACGGGTGTAAACCCAGATATTCGTGTCAAAGATCTCTCAGATTCTGATGTGCAAAAACTTAGAGGTGCTACAGAAGAATTTACTTTAGAGGGAGATTTGAGAAGAAAAGAGGGAATGGCTTTAAAACGTTTGCAAGATATTGGTTGTGTAAGAGGACGAAGACATAGAATGAGCCTTCCAGTTAGAGGTCAAAGAACTAGAACTAACGCAAGAACAAGACGAGGTTCAAGAAAAACAGTTGCTGGAAGAAAAAAATAA
- the rplE gene encoding 50S ribosomal protein L5 produces the protein MTLKNRYKESIRPKLLKDLGLKNIHQVPKVVKVNVNRGLGEAASNSKALEASLNEMATITGQKALVTRAKKAIAGFKIREGMPIGCTVTLRGDRMYSFLERFINLALPRIRDFRGVNPKSFDGRGNYTVGVKEQLIFPEISFDKIDSIRGMDITIVTSARSDQEGKALLQELGMPFSKN, from the coding sequence ATGACTCTAAAAAATCGCTACAAAGAATCAATTAGACCAAAGCTTTTAAAGGACCTTGGTCTTAAAAATATTCATCAAGTACCTAAAGTTGTTAAAGTCAACGTTAACAGAGGTCTTGGTGAAGCCGCTTCAAATTCAAAAGCTCTAGAAGCTTCTTTAAACGAAATGGCAACAATTACTGGACAAAAGGCCTTAGTAACAAGAGCTAAAAAAGCTATCGCGGGTTTTAAAATTCGTGAAGGCATGCCGATTGGTTGTACTGTAACTTTGCGGGGAGACAGGATGTACTCCTTTTTAGAGAGATTTATAAATCTAGCTTTACCAAGAATAAGAGACTTTAGAGGAGTTAATCCCAAAAGTTTTGATGGGAGGGGGAATTACACCGTTGGAGTGAAAGAGCAATTGATTTTTCCTGAAATCTCTTTTGATAAAATAGATTCAATAAGAGGTATGGATATAACTATTGTCACTAGTGCAAGGTCAGATCAAGAAGGTAAAGCTCTCTTGCAAGAGTTAGGTATGCCTTTTAGTAAGAATTAA
- the rplQ gene encoding 50S ribosomal protein L17, which produces MRHQLRIPLLSKPADQRKALLRGLTTQLIREGRVTTTKARAKALRNEAERMISLAKDGSLASRRRAIGYIYDKKLVHSLFEKAKERYGDRKGGYTRIVRTVSRKGDNAQMAIIELV; this is translated from the coding sequence ATGAGACACCAACTTAGAATTCCATTATTGAGTAAACCCGCTGACCAGAGGAAAGCACTTTTAAGGGGTTTGACTACACAGTTAATTAGGGAAGGTAGAGTAACTACAACAAAAGCTAGGGCAAAAGCTTTAAGAAATGAAGCTGAGAGGATGATTTCTCTTGCTAAAGATGGTAGTTTGGCCTCTAGGAGAAGAGCTATTGGATATATTTATGATAAGAAATTAGTTCATTCATTATTTGAAAAAGCAAAAGAAAGATATGGAGATAGAAAAGGTGGTTATACTCGCATAGTCAGAACCGTCTCTAGAAAAGGTGATAACGCTCAGATGGCTATAATTGAACTTGTTTAA
- the rpsI gene encoding 30S ribosomal protein S9 yields MNSQIKNKAVYWGTGRRKTSVARVRLIPGNGQIKINGRSGDDYLNFNPLHLNSIKAPLQTLGLENSYDVLVNVYGGGLTGQADAIKQGAARALCELSPDNRKSLKTEGHLSRDPRAKERRKYGLKKARKAPQFSKR; encoded by the coding sequence ATGAATAGTCAAATAAAAAACAAAGCTGTTTATTGGGGAACTGGAAGAAGAAAAACTTCAGTAGCTAGAGTTCGTTTGATTCCTGGGAATGGACAAATAAAAATTAATGGTCGTTCTGGAGATGATTACTTAAACTTCAATCCTCTACATTTAAATTCAATAAAAGCACCTTTGCAAACACTAGGCCTTGAGAATTCTTATGATGTTTTGGTGAATGTTTATGGTGGTGGATTAACAGGTCAAGCAGACGCTATTAAGCAAGGAGCAGCTAGAGCGCTTTGTGAATTATCCCCCGACAACAGGAAATCTCTAAAAACTGAAGGTCATCTCAGTAGAGATCCTAGGGCTAAGGAAAGAAGAAAATATGGTCTTAAAAAAGCAAGAAAAGCTCCACAATTCTCTAAACGTTAA
- a CDS encoding DNA-directed RNA polymerase subunit alpha, with protein sequence MLQYQIDRIDHQIADDRSQTGTFLIGPLERGQATTLGNSLRRVLMGGLEGSAVTAVRIAGINHEYATIPGVREDVLDILLNCKQLSINSSNPDLEIGRLAASGPMDVKANDIQFSSQVEIVDGEKPIATIQEGHNLELEIHVERGVGYRPVDRKNEETTAIDLLQIDAVFMPVKRVNFTIDETAVAEGGTGRERLKMEVVTDGSTSPDDAIAEAANQLIELFQPLATVTMVEEIPEEPEPSPEAQIPLEELNLSVRAYNCLKRAQVNSVSDLMGFSYEDLLEIKNFGSKSADEVIEALERIGISIPQSRTSV encoded by the coding sequence GTGTTGCAATACCAGATTGACAGAATCGACCATCAAATAGCAGATGATCGCTCCCAAACAGGAACTTTTTTAATTGGTCCTTTAGAAAGGGGACAAGCTACAACTTTGGGTAATTCGCTTAGAAGAGTCCTTATGGGAGGACTTGAAGGAAGTGCAGTTACTGCAGTCAGAATAGCAGGAATTAATCACGAATATGCAACTATTCCTGGTGTTAGAGAAGACGTTTTAGATATACTTCTCAACTGTAAGCAACTATCAATTAATAGTTCTAATCCAGATCTCGAGATTGGAAGGTTAGCGGCAAGCGGTCCAATGGACGTTAAGGCGAATGATATACAATTCTCATCTCAAGTTGAAATTGTTGATGGTGAAAAACCGATTGCAACTATTCAGGAGGGTCATAACTTAGAGTTAGAGATCCATGTTGAAAGAGGTGTGGGCTATAGACCAGTGGATCGTAAAAATGAAGAGACAACTGCTATTGATTTACTTCAAATAGATGCTGTATTCATGCCAGTAAAAAGAGTTAATTTTACGATTGATGAAACTGCCGTAGCAGAGGGTGGAACAGGTAGAGAAAGATTAAAAATGGAAGTAGTAACTGATGGCTCAACAAGTCCTGATGATGCAATTGCTGAAGCCGCAAATCAATTAATAGAGCTCTTTCAACCCCTAGCTACTGTTACTATGGTAGAGGAAATACCTGAAGAACCAGAACCATCTCCAGAAGCTCAAATTCCCTTAGAGGAACTAAACTTGTCTGTTAGAGCATATAATTGCCTAAAGAGAGCTCAAGTTAACTCAGTTTCTGATTTAATGGGTTTTAGCTATGAAGATCTTCTTGAAATTAAGAACTTTGGTTCTAAATCTGCAGATGAGGTTATCGAAGCTCTTGAGCGCATAGGAATTTCTATTCCTCAAAGCAGAACATCTGTTTAA
- the rplO gene encoding 50S ribosomal protein L15, with translation MTSTLNTLKSNSGSRKKKLRKGRGIAAGQGASCGFGMRGQKSRSGRPTRPGFEGGQMPLYRRVPKLKHFEIINQKNFSIINLDKLNDFNENDTVDLDSLVKKGLIFKPKFPLKILGNGEVKVKLKVKAHAFTKVAKQKIEEAGGSCELINNK, from the coding sequence ATGACTTCAACATTAAATACACTTAAATCAAACTCTGGCTCTAGAAAGAAAAAACTAAGAAAGGGTAGAGGTATTGCCGCTGGACAGGGTGCTTCATGTGGTTTTGGAATGAGAGGTCAAAAGTCACGTTCTGGAAGACCCACTCGTCCAGGTTTTGAAGGTGGACAAATGCCTTTGTATAGAAGAGTTCCAAAATTAAAGCACTTTGAAATAATTAATCAAAAGAACTTTTCTATAATAAATTTAGATAAATTAAATGATTTCAATGAAAACGACACTGTTGATCTTGACTCACTAGTTAAAAAAGGATTGATTTTTAAACCAAAATTTCCTTTAAAAATCCTTGGTAATGGAGAAGTTAAGGTCAAATTAAAAGTCAAAGCTCATGCATTTACAAAAGTTGCAAAACAAAAAATTGAGGAAGCAGGGGGATCTTGCGAGCTTATAAATAATAAATAA
- the rpmE gene encoding 50S ribosomal protein L31 — MPKSEIHPKWYPDAKVICNGEVVMTTGSTQPELHVDVWSGNHPFFTGTQKILDTEGRVDRFMKKYGMGSADSATSKEKKDEKDSKK, encoded by the coding sequence ATGCCAAAATCAGAAATTCACCCAAAATGGTATCCAGATGCAAAAGTTATTTGTAATGGAGAAGTTGTAATGACAACTGGCTCAACTCAGCCTGAACTACATGTTGATGTTTGGAGCGGTAATCATCCTTTCTTCACTGGAACACAGAAAATTCTTGATACAGAGGGTAGAGTTGATAGGTTTATGAAAAAATATGGAATGGGTTCAGCTGATTCTGCTACCTCAAAAGAGAAAAAAGACGAAAAAGATTCTAAGAAATAG
- the secY gene encoding preprotein translocase subunit SecY: MFVNKSRNPNASEILSQLFLNKELRSRVLTTLGLLLLVRLGIYIPMPSIDRIAFKSFIDQGGQLIGFLDIFTGGGISTLGIFALGILPFINASIIIQLLTASLPFLEDLQKNEGEAGRRKIAQITRYVSLGWGLLQSIIFSLILRQYAIEGISDTTFVLQTSIALVTGSMLVMWFSEIITEKGIGQGASLVIFLNIVSTLPKALSSTIEKAQTGDRGDVLGIAVLLGVFLLTIVGIIFVQEGARRIPIVSAKRQIGNSTLLPTRQSYLPLKLNAGGVMPIIFASALIFLPITIANVTGNPVLIKVASSLNPGSSNPWPYALTFFSLILGFSYFYASLTINPVDVASNLKKGGVAIPGVRPGTNTANYLSGIQNRLTLLGGLFLGSVAIIPAAVERATNVQTFQGLGATSLLILVGVAIDTAKQIQTYVISQRYEGLINN, from the coding sequence ATGTTTGTCAACAAAAGTAGAAATCCTAACGCTTCAGAAATACTCTCTCAATTATTTTTGAATAAAGAATTAAGAAGTAGAGTTTTGACAACTTTAGGACTTCTTCTTTTAGTAAGACTTGGTATATATATCCCTATGCCAAGCATTGATAGGATTGCTTTTAAAAGTTTTATTGATCAAGGCGGCCAATTAATAGGTTTTCTAGATATTTTTACTGGCGGAGGAATTTCAACCTTAGGAATATTTGCATTGGGTATACTTCCTTTTATCAACGCATCAATTATTATTCAGCTTCTTACAGCTTCATTGCCTTTTCTTGAAGATTTACAAAAAAATGAGGGAGAAGCAGGAAGAAGAAAAATTGCCCAAATAACTAGATATGTTTCTTTAGGTTGGGGGCTTTTGCAGAGTATTATTTTTTCTTTAATTCTTCGACAATATGCAATAGAGGGGATAAGTGACACTACATTTGTTTTGCAAACCTCTATAGCGTTAGTTACTGGTTCAATGTTAGTGATGTGGTTTAGCGAAATTATTACAGAGAAAGGTATAGGTCAAGGAGCTTCATTGGTAATATTTCTGAATATTGTCTCAACTTTACCAAAGGCGCTAAGTTCAACTATTGAAAAAGCTCAAACTGGTGATCGAGGAGATGTTTTAGGTATAGCAGTTTTGCTTGGAGTCTTTTTGCTAACAATTGTTGGGATAATTTTTGTCCAGGAGGGGGCAAGACGTATTCCTATTGTTAGTGCAAAAAGACAAATAGGAAATTCTACATTACTTCCTACAAGACAAAGTTATTTACCCTTAAAATTAAATGCAGGCGGAGTTATGCCAATTATCTTTGCATCTGCTTTAATCTTCTTACCGATAACCATTGCAAACGTGACAGGCAATCCAGTCTTAATAAAAGTAGCGAGTAGTTTAAATCCTGGATCTTCAAATCCATGGCCATATGCTCTTACCTTTTTCTCCTTGATTTTGGGATTCTCCTATTTTTATGCATCCCTCACAATTAATCCAGTTGATGTTGCCTCAAATCTAAAGAAAGGAGGAGTAGCAATACCTGGAGTGAGACCTGGAACTAATACGGCAAATTATTTATCAGGGATACAAAATAGGTTGACTTTATTAGGAGGATTGTTTTTGGGATCAGTTGCTATAATCCCAGCTGCAGTAGAAAGAGCTACAAATGTCCAGACTTTTCAAGGTTTAGGAGCAACTTCACTGCTTATTCTTGTAGGTGTTGCGATTGATACTGCTAAGCAAATTCAAACTTATGTTATTTCTCAAAGGTATGAGGGATTAATTAACAATTAA